In Burkholderia gladioli, a genomic segment contains:
- a CDS encoding efflux RND transporter permease subunit gives MRFTDIFIRRPILALVVSLLILLTGATSIFLLPVRQYPYLENATITVSTTLPGATQDVMQGFVTTPIAQSIATASGIEYLSSTTTQGKSEIKARLVLNANADRAMTEILAKVQQVKYQLPAGITDPVISKSTEGGTAVQYIAFYSKTLSIPQVTDFASRVAQPLLTSIPGVASADVYGGQTLAMRIWIDPVRLAAHGLSAGEISAALRANNVQAAPGQLKSSLTVTNISAATDLRSVEDFRQMVVKSSPDAGIVRLSDVATVEIGGQNYNNLSFATGIPAIFVALQPTPDGNPLEIVKHANELLTRIRAMAPPGLTVAPNYNVARFVNASIEEVKRTLVEAIVIVIAVIFLFLGTFRAVIIPVVTIPLSLVGTAALMLVCGFSINLLTLLAMVLAIGLVVDDAIVVVENIHRHIEEGLTPVRAALLGAREIVGPVIAMTITLAAVYAPIGMMGGLTGALFKEFAFTLAGSVIVSGVVALTLSPVMSSMLLSSRQGEGRLAKRVEHYMEGLTAFYGRLLARTLAARGAVLLVGVAVLAAIVVLFTGTRRELAPTEDQGAVIVVTKAPQYAGVGYTARYARQIEKLFETIPEFDSSFMNIGDAAGGQNMMLGGAILKDWSKRKRSATAIQGQIQAAGGAIDGETLTAVQLPPLPGSSGGLPVQMVLRSPDDFKVLYETGEKIKAAAYASGLFLYVQNDLSYDSPQAHITIDNAKASEMGVTMQSIADTLAVLVGENYVNRFNFHDRSYDVIPQVRGTERMTAQDLGRFYVKTTSGALVPLSTVTRVEMRPQANQLTQFGQMNSATLEMLPAPGVSMGEAVKFLQSQPLPPGTSVDWLSDSRQFVQEGNRLLVSFCFALVVIFLVLAAQFESLRDPLVILVTVPLAVCGALVPLWLGFATLNIYTQIGLVTLIGLISKHGILMVTFANHIQHHENLSRIEAIEKAAAVRMRPVLMTTAAMVAGLVPLLFADGAGSASRFSIGIVVVMGMMVGTFFTLFVLPTVYSFIAKDHRATAESPRARELATAEAPDVAL, from the coding sequence ATGCGCTTTACAGACATCTTTATCCGTCGGCCCATCCTGGCACTGGTGGTCAGCCTGCTCATTCTGCTGACGGGCGCCACCTCGATTTTCCTGTTGCCGGTGCGGCAATACCCATATCTCGAAAACGCCACCATTACCGTCAGTACCACGCTTCCGGGGGCAACCCAGGACGTGATGCAGGGTTTCGTGACCACGCCGATCGCGCAGTCCATCGCCACGGCCAGCGGTATTGAATATCTGAGTTCGACTACCACGCAAGGCAAGAGCGAGATCAAGGCGCGCTTGGTGCTCAACGCCAACGCCGATCGAGCGATGACTGAAATTCTTGCCAAGGTGCAGCAGGTCAAGTACCAGTTGCCCGCGGGTATCACCGATCCGGTCATCAGCAAGTCCACCGAGGGCGGCACGGCCGTGCAATACATCGCCTTCTACAGCAAGACGCTGTCGATCCCGCAAGTGACGGACTTCGCATCGCGGGTCGCGCAGCCTCTGCTTACCAGCATTCCGGGAGTCGCCTCCGCGGACGTCTATGGCGGCCAGACGCTGGCCATGCGCATCTGGATCGACCCTGTGAGGTTGGCCGCGCACGGGCTGTCGGCCGGCGAGATCTCGGCCGCTTTGCGCGCCAACAATGTGCAGGCCGCGCCGGGCCAGCTCAAGAGTTCGCTCACCGTCACCAACATCAGCGCCGCCACCGATTTGCGCAGCGTCGAGGATTTCCGCCAGATGGTCGTGAAGTCCAGCCCCGACGCAGGCATAGTGCGGCTGTCGGATGTCGCCACGGTGGAAATCGGTGGCCAAAACTACAACAACCTCTCGTTCGCCACCGGCATACCCGCGATCTTCGTCGCCCTCCAGCCCACGCCCGATGGAAACCCGCTGGAGATCGTCAAGCATGCCAACGAACTGCTGACCAGGATTCGTGCAATGGCACCCCCGGGATTGACGGTGGCGCCTAACTACAACGTGGCGCGCTTCGTCAATGCCTCCATCGAGGAGGTAAAACGCACACTGGTGGAAGCCATCGTGATCGTGATCGCGGTGATCTTCCTGTTCCTCGGCACTTTTCGCGCGGTGATCATTCCGGTCGTCACCATTCCGCTGTCGCTGGTCGGTACCGCTGCGTTGATGCTGGTCTGCGGTTTCTCGATCAACTTGTTGACACTGCTGGCGATGGTGCTGGCGATCGGACTGGTGGTGGATGATGCCATCGTCGTGGTGGAGAATATCCATCGACATATCGAGGAGGGGCTGACACCGGTGCGTGCGGCACTGCTCGGCGCACGCGAAATCGTCGGTCCGGTGATCGCCATGACGATCACGCTGGCGGCGGTCTACGCGCCAATCGGCATGATGGGGGGGCTGACCGGCGCGCTGTTCAAGGAGTTCGCCTTCACATTGGCCGGCTCGGTCATCGTCTCCGGGGTGGTCGCGCTGACGCTCTCGCCGGTGATGAGCTCGATGCTGCTCAGTTCCAGGCAGGGCGAGGGGCGGCTGGCGAAGCGGGTCGAGCACTACATGGAAGGACTGACGGCGTTCTATGGGCGCTTGCTGGCCCGCACGCTAGCCGCTCGCGGTGCGGTGCTGCTGGTCGGCGTGGCCGTGCTGGCCGCCATCGTCGTGCTGTTCACCGGTACCCGCCGCGAACTGGCGCCGACCGAGGATCAGGGCGCCGTCATCGTCGTCACCAAGGCGCCGCAATATGCCGGCGTGGGCTACACCGCCCGCTATGCCCGGCAGATCGAGAAACTGTTCGAGACGATTCCCGAGTTCGACAGCAGCTTCATGAATATCGGCGACGCCGCCGGTGGCCAGAACATGATGCTCGGCGGCGCGATCCTCAAGGATTGGTCGAAACGCAAACGGTCGGCCACTGCAATCCAGGGGCAGATTCAAGCCGCCGGCGGCGCCATCGACGGGGAGACCTTGACCGCCGTGCAGTTGCCCCCGTTACCGGGTTCCAGCGGCGGCCTGCCGGTGCAGATGGTGCTGCGCTCGCCCGACGACTTCAAGGTGCTGTACGAGACCGGGGAGAAGATCAAGGCAGCGGCCTATGCCAGCGGCCTGTTCCTCTACGTGCAGAACGACCTGTCCTATGACAGCCCGCAGGCGCACATTACGATCGACAATGCGAAGGCCAGTGAGATGGGCGTGACGATGCAGTCCATCGCCGATACGCTGGCCGTGCTGGTTGGCGAAAACTACGTCAATCGCTTCAACTTCCACGATCGCTCCTATGACGTGATCCCGCAAGTGCGCGGTACCGAGCGCATGACTGCGCAAGACCTTGGGCGCTTCTATGTCAAGACGACCTCCGGCGCGCTGGTGCCACTGTCCACTGTGACGCGAGTCGAGATGCGCCCGCAAGCGAACCAGCTCACCCAGTTCGGCCAGATGAACTCAGCCACGCTCGAGATGCTGCCGGCGCCGGGCGTGAGCATGGGCGAGGCCGTGAAGTTCCTGCAATCACAGCCCCTGCCGCCGGGCACCAGTGTGGACTGGCTCAGCGACAGCCGCCAGTTCGTGCAGGAGGGCAACCGCCTGCTGGTCTCCTTCTGCTTCGCATTGGTGGTGATCTTCCTGGTGCTGGCGGCGCAATTCGAGAGCCTGCGCGATCCGCTGGTGATCCTGGTGACGGTGCCGCTGGCGGTCTGCGGCGCGCTGGTGCCGCTGTGGCTCGGCTTTGCCACGCTCAATATCTACACCCAGATCGGATTGGTCACCTTGATCGGCCTGATCTCCAAGCACGGCATCCTGATGGTCACCTTCGCCAATCATATCCAGCACCACGAAAACCTGAGCCGCATCGAAGCTATCGAGAAGGCGGCGGCGGTGCGGATGCGTCCTGTGCTGATGACCACCGCGGCAATGGTCGCCGGCCTTGTGCCGCTGTTGTTCGCAGACGGCGCGGGCTCGGCCAGCCGGTTCTCCATCGGCATCGTGGTGGTGATGGGCATGATGGTCGGCACCTTCTTCACGCTGTTCGTGCTACCCACGGTCTACAGCTTCATCGCCAAGGATCACCGGGCAACGGCGGAAAGTCCTCGCGCCCGCGAACTCGCTACTGCGGAGGCTCCCGATGTCGCCCTTTGA
- a CDS encoding efflux RND transporter periplasmic adaptor subunit — MSSAAISRAKPIVVSVVGLAVVFGLLYAWRAARSGGAEQQAMPPMPVSTIRAEPRSVAEEWQAVGSLRAVREVMLAPDTSGRVTAIDFDAGQSVKEGAALIQLYDAPEQADRAAAVAKADFAQLQLRRSQALAPTGAEPRELLEQHKADAAQAAAAVRQLDARIQQKTIRAPFSGQLGIRRINLGQYLNAGDAIATLTQLDPLYVNFTLPQQDLPELTLGAPVQVTVDAVPGRVFTAKISTIEPRIDGETRNVAIQALLPNTDRLLKSGMYVTARLALPATTDNIVLPLTAIQTSASGDSVVVVKGADAQGVGKAVAVPVVTGRQLGEDVLVTQGVKPGDIVVMAGQNRLPPGAAVKISSAPPSATATPSDSAVVSSSASTR, encoded by the coding sequence ATGAGCTCCGCCGCGATCTCCCGTGCCAAACCCATTGTCGTGAGCGTTGTCGGGCTGGCCGTGGTTTTCGGCCTTCTGTATGCCTGGCGCGCTGCTCGAAGCGGCGGCGCGGAACAACAGGCCATGCCGCCGATGCCCGTCTCGACAATCCGTGCAGAGCCCCGCAGCGTGGCCGAGGAGTGGCAGGCCGTCGGCAGCTTGCGAGCCGTGCGTGAAGTGATGCTGGCTCCCGATACCTCGGGGCGAGTGACTGCCATCGATTTCGACGCAGGGCAGTCCGTCAAGGAAGGGGCGGCGCTGATTCAACTCTACGATGCCCCCGAGCAGGCTGATCGTGCCGCCGCCGTGGCTAAAGCCGATTTCGCACAGCTGCAACTCAGGCGTTCGCAAGCGTTGGCGCCTACCGGGGCCGAGCCGCGCGAATTGCTCGAGCAACACAAGGCGGACGCCGCCCAGGCTGCCGCGGCAGTTCGGCAACTGGACGCACGCATCCAGCAAAAGACGATCCGTGCGCCGTTCTCCGGTCAGTTAGGCATCCGACGGATCAACCTGGGTCAGTATCTCAACGCCGGGGATGCGATCGCCACGCTGACCCAACTCGACCCGCTCTATGTCAACTTCACGTTGCCGCAGCAGGACTTGCCCGAGCTGACGCTGGGTGCACCGGTTCAGGTAACGGTGGATGCGGTGCCGGGCAGGGTGTTCACGGCCAAGATCAGCACCATCGAACCGCGTATCGATGGAGAAACCCGCAATGTGGCCATCCAGGCGCTGTTGCCCAATACCGACCGGTTGCTGAAATCCGGCATGTACGTGACTGCGCGGCTGGCATTGCCCGCCACGACCGACAATATCGTATTGCCGCTGACGGCGATCCAGACTTCTGCCTCGGGCGACAGTGTGGTGGTCGTGAAAGGCGCCGATGCGCAGGGAGTCGGCAAGGCGGTTGCCGTGCCGGTCGTCACCGGCCGCCAGCTCGGGGAAGATGTTCTAGTCACCCAAGGCGTCAAGCCCGGCGACATCGTGGTGATGGCCGGCCAGAACCGTCTGCCGCCCGGTGCAGCCGTAAAAATCAGCAGCGCGCCCCCTTCGGCGACGGCGACGCCGAGCGACTCGGCCGTTGTTTCCTCCAGCGCCAGCACGCGGTAA
- a CDS encoding TonB-dependent receptor: protein MVRTVRHTWLNATIAAAVAVAAPDVLATEGKQAQSTTESSDSGTSASSAESTVLEPVTVTARKTTERLQDVPESITVLQAKTLKESPFDPGVAIAGHAPNVQWVNRSTGSQWFSIRGVSSLGTPANYSDGTIAFNVDGVPNSMMSASNMLLDVDHIEVLRGPQGTLWGTNALGGAINVVTKQPDGTRDVHVTTEVGEHGYRMGEAVLGGNIVPGELDGRMAIRYGHEDGDVRSLYTDKLGKRNIGAFRGGLRFTGLDDTLVTLTGTYLHDQANAPLYLLRSASQFPTSGILTEPDSKVTQTGATLTIEHFFDHSQLTSISSYQHNKLDSELDTVDKLVYDAIGYPASSNVGHSTDQENIFSQEIRLNSLEGAPVRWVVGASAMRTNGIRWCSSTQCAPPPYSGSVTMTSDLDTTNLGLFGDISIPFANRWEFSIGGRVSHDHIEMKQDNSLGLASLTGSNSTSQTYPTGRVALSYKWTNDIQSYVSVARGHASRVYALFSYPIDGVVANPYPAALGWTYETGVKADLLSHRLQIDASVYHNDIKNGVMSYLDPSLGAFRTTYQDYKTSGFELQARALIAEGLSFSGGVGYIHSELGANGAAVNTVAGNPVPNTPKWTATAGLQYETSAKIIHLPGKLSADLQYQYTGKRTADIDKSYYFDAYSLVNARIGWRNKDLEVYLFGRNLFDKRYETFGNLYYGMQLVSVGRGRILGAGLTKSF from the coding sequence ATGGTCCGTACCGTCCGACATACATGGCTCAACGCAACGATTGCCGCAGCCGTCGCCGTCGCTGCTCCAGACGTGTTAGCTACCGAGGGAAAGCAAGCGCAATCGACCACCGAGTCGTCGGATAGCGGCACGTCAGCATCGAGCGCAGAGAGCACCGTCCTCGAGCCCGTCACGGTCACTGCACGGAAAACGACCGAACGCCTTCAGGATGTGCCTGAAAGCATCACGGTTTTGCAGGCGAAGACCCTGAAGGAATCGCCCTTCGATCCCGGCGTGGCGATCGCCGGGCATGCGCCCAATGTGCAATGGGTCAACCGCAGCACGGGCTCGCAGTGGTTCTCAATTCGCGGCGTCAGCTCACTTGGGACGCCTGCCAACTACTCCGACGGCACGATCGCATTCAATGTCGACGGTGTGCCCAACAGCATGATGAGCGCGTCGAACATGCTGCTCGACGTCGACCATATCGAAGTCCTGCGCGGTCCCCAAGGCACGCTATGGGGAACCAATGCACTGGGCGGTGCCATCAACGTTGTCACGAAACAGCCTGACGGAACTCGAGATGTTCACGTGACAACCGAGGTCGGCGAACACGGATATCGCATGGGCGAGGCAGTTCTTGGCGGCAACATCGTGCCCGGTGAACTCGACGGACGGATGGCGATCCGTTATGGCCATGAGGATGGTGATGTACGCAGCCTCTACACCGACAAGCTGGGCAAGCGCAACATAGGTGCATTCCGTGGAGGACTACGCTTCACGGGGCTGGACGACACGCTCGTCACACTGACGGGTACCTATCTGCACGATCAGGCCAACGCCCCGCTATACCTGCTGCGCAGCGCCAGTCAGTTTCCGACCAGTGGCATCCTGACCGAGCCGGACTCGAAAGTGACGCAAACGGGCGCCACCCTGACCATCGAACATTTTTTCGACCATTCTCAGCTCACGTCCATCAGTTCCTACCAGCACAACAAGCTGGACAGCGAACTCGACACCGTGGACAAACTTGTCTATGACGCGATCGGGTATCCCGCGTCCAGTAACGTGGGCCACTCGACGGATCAGGAAAACATTTTCAGCCAGGAGATTCGGCTGAATTCGCTCGAGGGTGCCCCGGTTCGCTGGGTCGTCGGTGCCAGTGCCATGCGAACCAACGGCATACGCTGGTGCAGCAGTACGCAGTGCGCGCCGCCTCCGTATTCCGGCTCAGTCACGATGACAAGCGATCTCGACACGACGAATCTAGGACTGTTCGGGGACATTTCGATCCCCTTTGCGAACCGCTGGGAATTCTCGATCGGCGGTCGGGTAAGCCATGACCATATCGAGATGAAGCAGGACAACTCCCTGGGCCTTGCGTCGCTGACCGGCTCCAACTCGACGTCGCAAACCTATCCGACAGGGCGGGTAGCATTGTCGTATAAGTGGACGAACGACATTCAAAGCTACGTGTCGGTTGCTCGTGGTCACGCGTCACGGGTGTACGCGCTTTTTAGCTATCCGATCGATGGCGTCGTGGCCAACCCCTATCCGGCCGCTTTGGGTTGGACTTACGAGACAGGCGTCAAGGCCGATCTTCTTAGTCATCGTCTTCAGATCGACGCCAGCGTCTATCACAACGACATCAAGAACGGTGTCATGTCCTATCTCGATCCTTCGCTCGGCGCTTTTCGGACGACATACCAGGACTACAAGACCAGTGGTTTCGAGTTGCAGGCACGCGCGCTCATCGCTGAAGGCTTGAGCTTCTCCGGGGGCGTCGGCTATATCCATAGCGAACTGGGAGCGAACGGCGCCGCAGTCAATACGGTCGCAGGCAATCCTGTTCCGAACACACCGAAATGGACGGCGACGGCCGGGCTGCAATACGAAACATCAGCCAAGATCATTCATTTGCCAGGCAAGCTCTCGGCCGACCTGCAATACCAATATACGGGCAAGCGCACCGCGGATATCGACAAATCTTATTACTTTGATGCCTATAGCCTCGTGAATGCCCGGATCGGATGGCGGAACAAGGATCTCGAAGTCTATCTGTTCGGCCGTAATCTTTTCGACAAACGCTACGAAACCTTCGGCAACCTGTACTACGGCATGCAGCTGGTTTCGGTCGGTCGCGGTCGTATTTTGGGAGCAGGTCTGACCAAAAGCTTTTGA
- the guaA gene encoding glutamine-hydrolyzing GMP synthase has translation MHDKILILDFGSQVTQLIARRVREAHVYCEIHPNDVTDEFVRSFAPKAVILSGSHASTYEDQQLRAPQAVWDLGVPVLGICYGMQTMAVQLGGKVEWSDHREFGYAEVRAHGHTRLLNGIEDFATAEGHGMLKVWMSHGDKVGELPPGFKLMASTPSCPIAAMADEERGYYAVQFHPEVTHTVKGRQILERFVLEIAGAQPDWVMRDHIEEAVALIREQVGDEEVILGLSGGVDSSVAAALIHRAIGDQLTCVFVDHGLLRLNEGQMVLDMFQGRLHAKVVHVDASEQFLGHLAGVTDPEAKRKIIGREFVEVFQAEAKKLSNAKWLAQGTIYPDVIESGGAKTKKATTIKSHHNVGGLPETLGLKLLEPLRDLFKDEVRELGVALGLPPEMVYRHPFPGPGLGVRILGEVKREYAELLRRADAIFIEELRSTIANEQDVAAGICEASQVGKSWYDLTSQAFAVFLPVKSVGVMGDGRTYDYVAALRAVQTTDFMTAHWAHLPYALLGRASNRIINEVRGINRVVYDVSGKPPATIEWE, from the coding sequence ATGCACGACAAAATCCTGATTCTCGACTTCGGTTCGCAAGTCACCCAACTGATCGCGCGGCGCGTTCGCGAAGCCCACGTCTACTGCGAAATCCATCCGAACGACGTCACCGACGAATTCGTCCGCTCGTTCGCGCCGAAGGCCGTGATCCTGTCCGGCAGCCATGCCAGCACCTACGAGGATCAGCAACTGCGCGCGCCGCAGGCGGTCTGGGATCTCGGCGTGCCGGTGCTTGGCATCTGCTACGGGATGCAGACCATGGCGGTCCAGCTCGGCGGCAAGGTGGAGTGGAGCGACCACCGCGAATTCGGTTACGCGGAAGTGCGCGCGCACGGCCATACGCGCCTGCTGAACGGCATCGAGGACTTCGCCACGGCCGAAGGCCACGGCATGCTGAAGGTCTGGATGAGCCATGGCGACAAGGTCGGCGAGCTGCCGCCGGGCTTCAAGCTGATGGCCTCGACGCCGAGCTGCCCGATCGCGGCCATGGCTGACGAGGAGCGCGGTTATTACGCCGTGCAGTTCCACCCGGAAGTCACGCACACCGTGAAGGGCCGCCAGATCCTCGAGCGCTTCGTGCTCGAGATCGCCGGCGCGCAGCCCGACTGGGTGATGCGCGATCACATCGAGGAAGCCGTCGCGCTGATCCGCGAGCAGGTGGGCGACGAGGAAGTGATCCTCGGCCTGTCGGGCGGCGTCGATTCGAGCGTGGCCGCCGCGCTGATCCATCGTGCGATCGGCGACCAACTGACCTGCGTGTTCGTCGACCATGGCCTGCTGCGTCTGAACGAAGGGCAGATGGTGCTCGACATGTTCCAGGGGCGCCTGCATGCGAAGGTGGTGCACGTCGATGCCTCGGAGCAGTTCCTCGGCCACCTGGCCGGCGTGACCGATCCGGAAGCGAAGCGCAAGATCATCGGCCGCGAGTTCGTCGAGGTGTTCCAGGCCGAGGCGAAGAAGCTGTCGAACGCGAAGTGGCTGGCCCAGGGCACGATCTACCCGGACGTGATCGAATCGGGCGGCGCGAAGACCAAGAAGGCGACCACCATCAAGAGCCACCACAACGTGGGCGGCCTGCCGGAGACGCTGGGGCTGAAGCTGCTGGAGCCGCTGCGCGACCTGTTCAAGGACGAGGTGCGCGAGTTGGGCGTGGCGCTGGGGCTGCCGCCGGAGATGGTCTATCGCCATCCGTTCCCGGGCCCGGGCCTGGGCGTGCGGATCCTGGGCGAGGTGAAGCGCGAGTACGCGGAGCTGCTGCGTCGCGCCGATGCGATCTTCATCGAGGAACTGCGTTCGACGATCGCCAACGAGCAGGACGTGGCGGCGGGGATCTGCGAGGCTTCGCAGGTGGGTAAGTCCTGGTACGACCTCACGAGCCAGGCGTTCGCGGTGTTCCTGCCGGTGAAGTCGGTGGGGGTGATGGGCGACGGACGTACCTACGATTACGTGGCCGCGCTGCGCGCGGTGCAGACCACCGACTTCATGACGGCGCATTGGGCGCATCTGCCTTATGCGTTGCTGGGGCGGGCTTCGAATCGCATCATCAATGAAGTGCGCGGGATCAATCGCGTGGTGTATGACGTGTCGGGGAAGCCGCCGGCGACGATCGAGTGGGAGTGA